From one Lineus longissimus chromosome 3, tnLinLong1.2, whole genome shotgun sequence genomic stretch:
- the LOC135485586 gene encoding heterogeneous nuclear ribonucleoprotein U-like protein 1 isoform X2, which translates to MSDIDPKKLKVAELKEELKARGLDTKGTKAVLAKRLAEALKEEQSGSDTEPEDDTPFPEHLDTTTEEEDAPAVQAVQQDEPIPEQVHFPEDEPEPLPLAVEPEVQPEPAFLQPVLEPVVEAAPQLEPQTQSSDQQMAEKAYPEEDSNDQWNQPEADDSNDQWSKNVADDSNDQWNQQQTEDSNDQWNKQQADDGNDQWNQQQTEESNDQWNQQTTGMEPKQDSEQPNQQQDTPMDAEQTEEKPPQSDEMKEGGEQEGQEGAADQEGGQERRDREDRRDRKRRHSRSRSPRRRSRSRERDGDRRDRDRHRHRSRSKSKEREHGDKAQRSRSRDRHRHRSRSQSPPRQRWRGGFNQPVEMESDDWVHLTTTQLDRYNSDLNLKIDGSGVKAHPLAVEGFAFMWAGARTTYGVGYGKVAFEVKILDELNVSHLPPEETSTHVVRVGWSIDAASTQLGEEPFSYGYGGTGKASENLKFNNYGEPFGLDDVLGCYVDFECDPIVMSYTKNGEDLGTCFEVAYDKLDGRPLFPHVLTKNCEFECNFGQNEEPWFPLKEGFQFIESYPVESRVRGALPPEKKEDCEMLMMCGLPGCGKTTWAEKHQQSNPEKRYVVLGTNNIIDKMKVMGLPRKKNYAGRWDILIDKSTKCLNRMFEIAARKKRNYILDQTNVYPSAQRRKMRPFEGFQRKAVVIVPTDEEFKSRTEKREKEEGKEVPDSAVLEMKANFQLPEVGNLFDSVEFIEQQAEEALALVEEYNREGKAALPPQEKRFRSDSREGGRFGGRGGGGRFDRRGGGGWGDREGSRGRDRGYGGRDDRQGGYNRGRDQRDNRDDRRGGGYRGRGGWDDGYDRRNQGGYGGGRDRYNSGGSGGSGSGGRQGSRWNQDNSRNDRQSNYWGNQGGQGWNKHQSGNGSAGQSGTQAQTWNQQSGQWGQQGQWGQQGQWGQQGQWGQQQPAANAWNQWAGYGQQAATGTAGSTTQTGTYDASAYNQSQQYYQQYWSNPQNYSQWYNYQQQQQAAGGGSGTASSQQTTQK; encoded by the exons ATGAGCGATATTGACCCAAAGAAGCTCAAAGTTGCGGAGTTGAAGGAAGAATTGAAAGCGCGTGGTTTGGACACGAAAGGAACAAAGGCCGTGCTTGCGAAACGCCTCGCTGAGGCGCTGAAAGAAGAACAGAGTGGTAGTGACACAGAACCAGAAG ATGACACCCCCTTTCCTGAGCATTTAGATACAACTACAGAAGAAGAGGATGCACCAGCTGTTCAGGCAGTCCAACAGGATGAACCCATCCCTGAACAAGTACATTTTCCAGAGGATGAACCAGAGCCTTTGCCCCTGGCTGTGGAGCCAGAGGTGCAGCCAGAGCCAGCTTTTCTGCAGCCGGTATTGGAGCCAGTAGTGGAAGCAGCTCCTCAACTGGAGCCACAAACCCAGTCCTCTGATCAACAGATGGCTGAGAAG GCTTACCCTGAAGAAGACAGTAATGATCAGTGGAACCAGCCGGAAGCTGACGACAGTAATGATCAGTGGAGTAAGAATGTAGCTGATGACAGTAATGATCAGTGGAATCAGCAGCAAACTGAGGATAGTAATGATCAATGGAATAAGCAACAAGCTGATGACGGTAACGATCAGTGGAATCAGCAGCAAACTGAGGAAAGTAATGATCAGTGGAATCAACAGACAACTGGTATGGAACCCAAACAAGATTCTGAGCAGCCCAACCAACAACAAGATACTCCCATGGATGCGGAACAGACA GAAGAAAAGCCTCCACAATCAGATGAGATGAAAGAGGGAGGTGAACAAGAAGGGCAGGAAGGTGCTGCAGATCAAGAGGGTGGCCAAG AAAGGAGAGACCGAGAAGATCGCAGGGACAGAAAAAGACGTCATTCAAGATCAAGGTCCCCAAGGAGACGATCTCGATCCAGAGAACGTGATGGAGACCGCAGAGACAGAGACCGACATCGTCACAG GTCTCGCTCGAAGTCAAAAGAGAGAGAGCATGGAGATAAGGCTCAGAGGTCCCGGTCAAGAGATCGCCACAGGCATAG ATCCCGCAGTCAGTCACCACCAAGGCAGCGATGGAGGGGTGGCTTCAACCAGCCTGTTGAGATGGAATCGGACGactgggtacatctaaccacaacACAGCTTGACAGAT ACAACTCcgatttgaatttgaagattgaTGGATCGGGTGTGAAAGCTCATCCATTGGCTGTGGAAGGTTTTGCATTCATGTGGGCTGGAGCTCGAACTACCTATGGTGTTGGATATGGCAAAGTTGCATTTGAAGTAAAG ATTTTGGATGAATTGAACGTCAGTCATCTCCCACCAGAGGAAACGAGCACACATGTGGTCAGGGTTGGCTGGTCAATTGATGCCGCTTCAACTCAGCTTG GTGAAGAGCCATTCTCCTACGGTTACGGTGGAACTGGCAAAGCCTCTGAGAACCTCAAGTTTAATAATTATGGAGAACCCTTTGGTCTGGATGACGTTCTTGGCTGTTATGTG GACTTCGAATGTGACCCAATTGTTATGTCATATACAAAGAATGGTGAAGATCTTGGCACTTGTTTTGAGGTCGCATATGACAAGCTGGATGGCAGGCCCCTCTTCCCTCATGTTCTCACAAAGAACTGCGAATTTGAGTGCAATTTCGGTCAAAATGAG GAACCATGGTTCCCCCTGAAGGAAGGCTTTCAGTTCATTGAAAGCTACCCTGTTGAATCACGTGTGCGAGGGGCACTGCCACCTGAGAAGAAAGAAGACTGCGAAATGCTGATGATGTGTGGCCTCCCTGGCTGTGGCAAGACAACCTGGGCGGAGAAACATCAGCAATCTAATCCCGAGAAGAGATACGTGGTTCTTGGCACAAACAACATCATTGACAAAATGAAG GTGATGGGTCTGCCTAGGAAGAAAAACTATGCCGGAAGATGGGACATCTTGATCGACAAGTCAACTAAGTGCTTGAATCGGATGTTTGAGATTGCAGCTCGCAAGAAGAGAAACTACATCTTGGATCAG ACAAATGTGTATCCCTCAGCCCAGAGACGCAAAATGCGCCCTTTTGAAGGCTTTCAACGAAAAGCAGTAGTCATTGTTCCAACAGATGAGGAATTTAAAAGTCGTACGGAAAAACGTGAAAAGGAGGAAGGAAAGGAAGTTCCTGACTCGGCAGTACTAGAAATGAAAG CTAACTTCCAGTTGCCCGAGGTGGGAAATCTGTTTGATTCAGTAGAGTTCATCGAGCAGCAAGCAGAGGAAGCGTTGGCATTAGTGGAAGAATACAACCGTGAAGGCAAGGCAGCGTTGCCTCCCCAGGAGAAGAGATTCCGCTCAGATAGCAGAGAAGGCGGTCGATTTG GAGGCCGAGGTGGTGGCGGACGGTTCGACCGACGCGGTGGCGGTGGATGGGGAGACAGGGAAGGCAGCCGTGGCCGGGATCGTGGTTATGGCGGCCGTGACGACAGGCAGGGAGGTTATAATCGCGGACGCGATCAGAGGGACAACAGAGATGACAGACGAGGCGGTGGATACCGAG GCCGAGGCGGCTGGGATGATGGTTATGATCGCAGGAACCAGGGTGGTTATGGTGGTGGCCGAGATCGCTACAATAGTGGTGGCAGTGGCGGCAGCGGCAGCGGTGGGCGACAG GGAAGCCGATGGAACCAGGATAACTCCAGAAATGATCGCCAGTCAAATTATTGGGGCAACCAAGGTGGACAGGGCTGGAACAAACACCAGTCTGGTAATGGGTCAGCAGGCCAGTCTGGCACACAGGCTCAGACCTGGAATCAACAGTCAGGGCAGTGGGGCCAACAAGGACAGTGGGGTCAGCAGGGACAGTGGGGACAACAAGGACAGTGGGGTCAACAGCAGCCTGCTGCCAATGCTTGGAACCAG TGGGCAGGCTATGGCCAACAGGCAGCTACAGGAACAGCTGGCAGTACAACACAAACAGGAACATACGACGCCAGTGCTTACAATCAAAGCCAGCAGTACTACCAGCAATACTGGTCAAATCCTCAGAACTACAGCCAGTGGTACAACTACCAGCAACAGCAACAAGCTGCAGGTGGAGGGTCGGGCACCGCTTCCAGTCAGCAGACCACGCAGAAGTGA
- the LOC135485586 gene encoding heterogeneous nuclear ribonucleoprotein U-like protein 1 isoform X1, which yields MSDIDPKKLKVAELKEELKARGLDTKGTKAVLAKRLAEALKEEQSGSDTEPEDDTPFPEHLDTTTEEEDAPAVQAVQQDEPIPEQVHFPEDEPEPLPLAVEPEVQPEPAFLQPVLEPVVEAAPQLEPQTQSSDQQMAEKAYPEEDSNDQWNQPEADDSNDQWSKNVADDSNDQWNQQQTEDSNDQWNKQQADDGNDQWNQQQTEESNDQWNQQTTGMEPKQDSEQPNQQQDTPMDAEQTEEKPPQSDEMKEGGEQEGQEGAADQEGGQERRDREDRRDRKRRHSRSRSPRRRSRSRERDGDRRDRDRHRHRSRSKSKEREHGDKAQRSRSRDRHRHRSRSQSPPRQRWRGGFNQPVEMESDDWVHLTTTQLDRYNSDLNLKIDGSGVKAHPLAVEGFAFMWAGARTTYGVGYGKVAFEVKILDELNVSHLPPEETSTHVVRVGWSIDAASTQLGEEPFSYGYGGTGKASENLKFNNYGEPFGLDDVLGCYVDFECDPIVMSYTKNGEDLGTCFEVAYDKLDGRPLFPHVLTKNCEFECNFGQNEEPWFPLKEGFQFIESYPVESRVRGALPPEKKEDCEMLMMCGLPGCGKTTWAEKHQQSNPEKRYVVLGTNNIIDKMKVMGLPRKKNYAGRWDILIDKSTKCLNRMFEIAARKKRNYILDQTNVYPSAQRRKMRPFEGFQRKAVVIVPTDEEFKSRTEKREKEEGKEVPDSAVLEMKANFQLPEVGNLFDSVEFIEQQAEEALALVEEYNREGKAALPPQEKRFRSDSREGGRFGGRGGGGRFDRRGGGGWGDREGSRGRDRGYGGRDDRQGGYNRGRDQRDNRDDRRGGGYRGRGRGGWDDGYDRRNQGGYGGGRDRYNSGGSGGSGSGGRQGSRWNQDNSRNDRQSNYWGNQGGQGWNKHQSGNGSAGQSGTQAQTWNQQSGQWGQQGQWGQQGQWGQQGQWGQQQPAANAWNQWAGYGQQAATGTAGSTTQTGTYDASAYNQSQQYYQQYWSNPQNYSQWYNYQQQQQAAGGGSGTASSQQTTQK from the exons ATGAGCGATATTGACCCAAAGAAGCTCAAAGTTGCGGAGTTGAAGGAAGAATTGAAAGCGCGTGGTTTGGACACGAAAGGAACAAAGGCCGTGCTTGCGAAACGCCTCGCTGAGGCGCTGAAAGAAGAACAGAGTGGTAGTGACACAGAACCAGAAG ATGACACCCCCTTTCCTGAGCATTTAGATACAACTACAGAAGAAGAGGATGCACCAGCTGTTCAGGCAGTCCAACAGGATGAACCCATCCCTGAACAAGTACATTTTCCAGAGGATGAACCAGAGCCTTTGCCCCTGGCTGTGGAGCCAGAGGTGCAGCCAGAGCCAGCTTTTCTGCAGCCGGTATTGGAGCCAGTAGTGGAAGCAGCTCCTCAACTGGAGCCACAAACCCAGTCCTCTGATCAACAGATGGCTGAGAAG GCTTACCCTGAAGAAGACAGTAATGATCAGTGGAACCAGCCGGAAGCTGACGACAGTAATGATCAGTGGAGTAAGAATGTAGCTGATGACAGTAATGATCAGTGGAATCAGCAGCAAACTGAGGATAGTAATGATCAATGGAATAAGCAACAAGCTGATGACGGTAACGATCAGTGGAATCAGCAGCAAACTGAGGAAAGTAATGATCAGTGGAATCAACAGACAACTGGTATGGAACCCAAACAAGATTCTGAGCAGCCCAACCAACAACAAGATACTCCCATGGATGCGGAACAGACA GAAGAAAAGCCTCCACAATCAGATGAGATGAAAGAGGGAGGTGAACAAGAAGGGCAGGAAGGTGCTGCAGATCAAGAGGGTGGCCAAG AAAGGAGAGACCGAGAAGATCGCAGGGACAGAAAAAGACGTCATTCAAGATCAAGGTCCCCAAGGAGACGATCTCGATCCAGAGAACGTGATGGAGACCGCAGAGACAGAGACCGACATCGTCACAG GTCTCGCTCGAAGTCAAAAGAGAGAGAGCATGGAGATAAGGCTCAGAGGTCCCGGTCAAGAGATCGCCACAGGCATAG ATCCCGCAGTCAGTCACCACCAAGGCAGCGATGGAGGGGTGGCTTCAACCAGCCTGTTGAGATGGAATCGGACGactgggtacatctaaccacaacACAGCTTGACAGAT ACAACTCcgatttgaatttgaagattgaTGGATCGGGTGTGAAAGCTCATCCATTGGCTGTGGAAGGTTTTGCATTCATGTGGGCTGGAGCTCGAACTACCTATGGTGTTGGATATGGCAAAGTTGCATTTGAAGTAAAG ATTTTGGATGAATTGAACGTCAGTCATCTCCCACCAGAGGAAACGAGCACACATGTGGTCAGGGTTGGCTGGTCAATTGATGCCGCTTCAACTCAGCTTG GTGAAGAGCCATTCTCCTACGGTTACGGTGGAACTGGCAAAGCCTCTGAGAACCTCAAGTTTAATAATTATGGAGAACCCTTTGGTCTGGATGACGTTCTTGGCTGTTATGTG GACTTCGAATGTGACCCAATTGTTATGTCATATACAAAGAATGGTGAAGATCTTGGCACTTGTTTTGAGGTCGCATATGACAAGCTGGATGGCAGGCCCCTCTTCCCTCATGTTCTCACAAAGAACTGCGAATTTGAGTGCAATTTCGGTCAAAATGAG GAACCATGGTTCCCCCTGAAGGAAGGCTTTCAGTTCATTGAAAGCTACCCTGTTGAATCACGTGTGCGAGGGGCACTGCCACCTGAGAAGAAAGAAGACTGCGAAATGCTGATGATGTGTGGCCTCCCTGGCTGTGGCAAGACAACCTGGGCGGAGAAACATCAGCAATCTAATCCCGAGAAGAGATACGTGGTTCTTGGCACAAACAACATCATTGACAAAATGAAG GTGATGGGTCTGCCTAGGAAGAAAAACTATGCCGGAAGATGGGACATCTTGATCGACAAGTCAACTAAGTGCTTGAATCGGATGTTTGAGATTGCAGCTCGCAAGAAGAGAAACTACATCTTGGATCAG ACAAATGTGTATCCCTCAGCCCAGAGACGCAAAATGCGCCCTTTTGAAGGCTTTCAACGAAAAGCAGTAGTCATTGTTCCAACAGATGAGGAATTTAAAAGTCGTACGGAAAAACGTGAAAAGGAGGAAGGAAAGGAAGTTCCTGACTCGGCAGTACTAGAAATGAAAG CTAACTTCCAGTTGCCCGAGGTGGGAAATCTGTTTGATTCAGTAGAGTTCATCGAGCAGCAAGCAGAGGAAGCGTTGGCATTAGTGGAAGAATACAACCGTGAAGGCAAGGCAGCGTTGCCTCCCCAGGAGAAGAGATTCCGCTCAGATAGCAGAGAAGGCGGTCGATTTG GAGGCCGAGGTGGTGGCGGACGGTTCGACCGACGCGGTGGCGGTGGATGGGGAGACAGGGAAGGCAGCCGTGGCCGGGATCGTGGTTATGGCGGCCGTGACGACAGGCAGGGAGGTTATAATCGCGGACGCGATCAGAGGGACAACAGAGATGACAGACGAGGCGGTGGATACCGAGGTCGTG GCCGAGGCGGCTGGGATGATGGTTATGATCGCAGGAACCAGGGTGGTTATGGTGGTGGCCGAGATCGCTACAATAGTGGTGGCAGTGGCGGCAGCGGCAGCGGTGGGCGACAG GGAAGCCGATGGAACCAGGATAACTCCAGAAATGATCGCCAGTCAAATTATTGGGGCAACCAAGGTGGACAGGGCTGGAACAAACACCAGTCTGGTAATGGGTCAGCAGGCCAGTCTGGCACACAGGCTCAGACCTGGAATCAACAGTCAGGGCAGTGGGGCCAACAAGGACAGTGGGGTCAGCAGGGACAGTGGGGACAACAAGGACAGTGGGGTCAACAGCAGCCTGCTGCCAATGCTTGGAACCAG TGGGCAGGCTATGGCCAACAGGCAGCTACAGGAACAGCTGGCAGTACAACACAAACAGGAACATACGACGCCAGTGCTTACAATCAAAGCCAGCAGTACTACCAGCAATACTGGTCAAATCCTCAGAACTACAGCCAGTGGTACAACTACCAGCAACAGCAACAAGCTGCAGGTGGAGGGTCGGGCACCGCTTCCAGTCAGCAGACCACGCAGAAGTGA
- the LOC135485586 gene encoding heterogeneous nuclear ribonucleoprotein U-like protein 1 isoform X3: MSDIDPKKLKVAELKEELKARGLDTKGTKAVLAKRLAEALKEEQSGSDTEPEDDTPFPEHLDTTTEEEDAPAVQAVQQDEPIPEQVHFPEDEPEPLPLAVEPEVQPEPAFLQPVLEPVVEAAPQLEPQTQSSDQQMAEKAYPEEDSNDQWNQPEADDSNDQWSKNVADDSNDQWNQQQTEDSNDQWNKQQADDGNDQWNQQQTEESNDQWNQQTTGMEPKQDSEQPNQQQDTPMDAEQTEEKPPQSDEMKEGGEQEGQEGAADQEGGQERRDREDRRDRKRRHSRSRSPRRRSRSRERDGDRRDRDRHRHRSRSQSPPRQRWRGGFNQPVEMESDDWVHLTTTQLDRYNSDLNLKIDGSGVKAHPLAVEGFAFMWAGARTTYGVGYGKVAFEVKILDELNVSHLPPEETSTHVVRVGWSIDAASTQLGEEPFSYGYGGTGKASENLKFNNYGEPFGLDDVLGCYVDFECDPIVMSYTKNGEDLGTCFEVAYDKLDGRPLFPHVLTKNCEFECNFGQNEEPWFPLKEGFQFIESYPVESRVRGALPPEKKEDCEMLMMCGLPGCGKTTWAEKHQQSNPEKRYVVLGTNNIIDKMKVMGLPRKKNYAGRWDILIDKSTKCLNRMFEIAARKKRNYILDQTNVYPSAQRRKMRPFEGFQRKAVVIVPTDEEFKSRTEKREKEEGKEVPDSAVLEMKANFQLPEVGNLFDSVEFIEQQAEEALALVEEYNREGKAALPPQEKRFRSDSREGGRFGGRGGGGRFDRRGGGGWGDREGSRGRDRGYGGRDDRQGGYNRGRDQRDNRDDRRGGGYRGRGRGGWDDGYDRRNQGGYGGGRDRYNSGGSGGSGSGGRQGSRWNQDNSRNDRQSNYWGNQGGQGWNKHQSGNGSAGQSGTQAQTWNQQSGQWGQQGQWGQQGQWGQQGQWGQQQPAANAWNQWAGYGQQAATGTAGSTTQTGTYDASAYNQSQQYYQQYWSNPQNYSQWYNYQQQQQAAGGGSGTASSQQTTQK, encoded by the exons ATGAGCGATATTGACCCAAAGAAGCTCAAAGTTGCGGAGTTGAAGGAAGAATTGAAAGCGCGTGGTTTGGACACGAAAGGAACAAAGGCCGTGCTTGCGAAACGCCTCGCTGAGGCGCTGAAAGAAGAACAGAGTGGTAGTGACACAGAACCAGAAG ATGACACCCCCTTTCCTGAGCATTTAGATACAACTACAGAAGAAGAGGATGCACCAGCTGTTCAGGCAGTCCAACAGGATGAACCCATCCCTGAACAAGTACATTTTCCAGAGGATGAACCAGAGCCTTTGCCCCTGGCTGTGGAGCCAGAGGTGCAGCCAGAGCCAGCTTTTCTGCAGCCGGTATTGGAGCCAGTAGTGGAAGCAGCTCCTCAACTGGAGCCACAAACCCAGTCCTCTGATCAACAGATGGCTGAGAAG GCTTACCCTGAAGAAGACAGTAATGATCAGTGGAACCAGCCGGAAGCTGACGACAGTAATGATCAGTGGAGTAAGAATGTAGCTGATGACAGTAATGATCAGTGGAATCAGCAGCAAACTGAGGATAGTAATGATCAATGGAATAAGCAACAAGCTGATGACGGTAACGATCAGTGGAATCAGCAGCAAACTGAGGAAAGTAATGATCAGTGGAATCAACAGACAACTGGTATGGAACCCAAACAAGATTCTGAGCAGCCCAACCAACAACAAGATACTCCCATGGATGCGGAACAGACA GAAGAAAAGCCTCCACAATCAGATGAGATGAAAGAGGGAGGTGAACAAGAAGGGCAGGAAGGTGCTGCAGATCAAGAGGGTGGCCAAG AAAGGAGAGACCGAGAAGATCGCAGGGACAGAAAAAGACGTCATTCAAGATCAAGGTCCCCAAGGAGACGATCTCGATCCAGAGAACGTGATGGAGACCGCAGAGACAGAGACCGACATCGTCACAG ATCCCGCAGTCAGTCACCACCAAGGCAGCGATGGAGGGGTGGCTTCAACCAGCCTGTTGAGATGGAATCGGACGactgggtacatctaaccacaacACAGCTTGACAGAT ACAACTCcgatttgaatttgaagattgaTGGATCGGGTGTGAAAGCTCATCCATTGGCTGTGGAAGGTTTTGCATTCATGTGGGCTGGAGCTCGAACTACCTATGGTGTTGGATATGGCAAAGTTGCATTTGAAGTAAAG ATTTTGGATGAATTGAACGTCAGTCATCTCCCACCAGAGGAAACGAGCACACATGTGGTCAGGGTTGGCTGGTCAATTGATGCCGCTTCAACTCAGCTTG GTGAAGAGCCATTCTCCTACGGTTACGGTGGAACTGGCAAAGCCTCTGAGAACCTCAAGTTTAATAATTATGGAGAACCCTTTGGTCTGGATGACGTTCTTGGCTGTTATGTG GACTTCGAATGTGACCCAATTGTTATGTCATATACAAAGAATGGTGAAGATCTTGGCACTTGTTTTGAGGTCGCATATGACAAGCTGGATGGCAGGCCCCTCTTCCCTCATGTTCTCACAAAGAACTGCGAATTTGAGTGCAATTTCGGTCAAAATGAG GAACCATGGTTCCCCCTGAAGGAAGGCTTTCAGTTCATTGAAAGCTACCCTGTTGAATCACGTGTGCGAGGGGCACTGCCACCTGAGAAGAAAGAAGACTGCGAAATGCTGATGATGTGTGGCCTCCCTGGCTGTGGCAAGACAACCTGGGCGGAGAAACATCAGCAATCTAATCCCGAGAAGAGATACGTGGTTCTTGGCACAAACAACATCATTGACAAAATGAAG GTGATGGGTCTGCCTAGGAAGAAAAACTATGCCGGAAGATGGGACATCTTGATCGACAAGTCAACTAAGTGCTTGAATCGGATGTTTGAGATTGCAGCTCGCAAGAAGAGAAACTACATCTTGGATCAG ACAAATGTGTATCCCTCAGCCCAGAGACGCAAAATGCGCCCTTTTGAAGGCTTTCAACGAAAAGCAGTAGTCATTGTTCCAACAGATGAGGAATTTAAAAGTCGTACGGAAAAACGTGAAAAGGAGGAAGGAAAGGAAGTTCCTGACTCGGCAGTACTAGAAATGAAAG CTAACTTCCAGTTGCCCGAGGTGGGAAATCTGTTTGATTCAGTAGAGTTCATCGAGCAGCAAGCAGAGGAAGCGTTGGCATTAGTGGAAGAATACAACCGTGAAGGCAAGGCAGCGTTGCCTCCCCAGGAGAAGAGATTCCGCTCAGATAGCAGAGAAGGCGGTCGATTTG GAGGCCGAGGTGGTGGCGGACGGTTCGACCGACGCGGTGGCGGTGGATGGGGAGACAGGGAAGGCAGCCGTGGCCGGGATCGTGGTTATGGCGGCCGTGACGACAGGCAGGGAGGTTATAATCGCGGACGCGATCAGAGGGACAACAGAGATGACAGACGAGGCGGTGGATACCGAGGTCGTG GCCGAGGCGGCTGGGATGATGGTTATGATCGCAGGAACCAGGGTGGTTATGGTGGTGGCCGAGATCGCTACAATAGTGGTGGCAGTGGCGGCAGCGGCAGCGGTGGGCGACAG GGAAGCCGATGGAACCAGGATAACTCCAGAAATGATCGCCAGTCAAATTATTGGGGCAACCAAGGTGGACAGGGCTGGAACAAACACCAGTCTGGTAATGGGTCAGCAGGCCAGTCTGGCACACAGGCTCAGACCTGGAATCAACAGTCAGGGCAGTGGGGCCAACAAGGACAGTGGGGTCAGCAGGGACAGTGGGGACAACAAGGACAGTGGGGTCAACAGCAGCCTGCTGCCAATGCTTGGAACCAG TGGGCAGGCTATGGCCAACAGGCAGCTACAGGAACAGCTGGCAGTACAACACAAACAGGAACATACGACGCCAGTGCTTACAATCAAAGCCAGCAGTACTACCAGCAATACTGGTCAAATCCTCAGAACTACAGCCAGTGGTACAACTACCAGCAACAGCAACAAGCTGCAGGTGGAGGGTCGGGCACCGCTTCCAGTCAGCAGACCACGCAGAAGTGA